A genomic window from Lycium barbarum isolate Lr01 chromosome 4, ASM1917538v2, whole genome shotgun sequence includes:
- the LOC132635032 gene encoding AT-hook motif nuclear-localized protein 1-like: MEGSNSGVTVVGSDAPSDYHVAPRTTTENNPTTTQPVTTSHVVVSPTAGLTVTTALTVKKKRGRPRKYAADGSVNVLSPKPISSSAPSPVIDFSSSEKRGKIRPVGLVSKPQSHHQPKVDLDTPGEWVSCSVGANFTPHIITVNTGEDITMKVISFSQQGPRAICILSANGVISSVTLRQPDSSGGTLTYEGRFEILSLTGSFMPSETGGMRNRSGGMSVSLVSPDGRVVGGGVAGLLVAAGPVQIVIGSFLAGDQHEHITKKNKSESVIAAVPLPETEDLYHSSVKQTMPASSSFRVDNWSAPDSRNKSAEINVTLPA; the protein is encoded by the exons ATGGAGGGAAGTAATAGTGGAGTTACAGTAGTGGGATCAGATGCTCCATCAGATTACCACGTGGCACCAAGAACCACCACTGAGAATAATCCGACAACAACACAACCAGTAACAACATCCCATGTTGTTGTCTCTCCAACTGCCGGCTTAACAGTTACAACAGCTTTGACTGTTAAGAAAAAGAGAGGAAGACCAAGAAAGTATGCAGCAGATGGTTCTGTTAATGTTCTTTCTCCAAAGCCAATTTCATCATCTGCACCTTCACCTGTCATTGATTTTTCTTCGTCTGAGAAACGTGGAAAAATTAGGCCAGTTGGTTTAGTTAGTAAACCTCAATCTCATCATCAGCCTAAAGTTGATTTAGATACTCCAG GTGAATGGGTTTCATGCTCTGTTGGTGCAAATTTTACCCCGCATATTATTACTGTAAATACTGGAGAG GATATCACCATGAAGGTTATATCATTCTCTCAACAAGGGCCTCGAGCAATATGCATTCTTTCAGCAAATGGGGTAATTTCAAGCGTTACACTTCGTCAACCAGACTCCTCTGGTGGCACATTGACATATGAG GGCCGGTTTGAGATACTATCTTTGACCGGATCGTTTATGCCATCAGAGACTGGAGGAATGAGAAACAGATCTGGCGGAATGAGTGTTTCTCTAGTAAGCCCTGACGGACGTGTTGTTGGGGGTGGAGTTGCCGGTCTATTAGTAGCTGCTGGTCCCGTGCAG ATTGTTATAGGTAGCTTCCTTGCTGGAGACCAGCATGAGCACATAACCAAGAAAAACAAATCGGAGTCCGTTATTGCTGCGGTTCCTCTACCCGAGACGGAAGACCTTTATCACTCTTCCGTAAAACAAACTATGCCAGCTTCCTCCTCTTTCCGCGTAGATAATTGGTCAGCCCCTGATTCTAGGAATAAGTCAGCTGAAATAAATGTTACTCTACCAGCATAG